The sequence GACTAACCAAGACACGCTTGGGATCAACATAATCATAAAGGCCTAACTTCTTAACTTTTTTTAATTGATGCTCAGTCGGCCCATTTGTAATGACTCCCATGGGAATATTCTTTTCTTTAAGAAAATCCAAAGTCAAGCGCATCTCATCCAACATACTAATCTGATCAAGTTCTTTTTCATAGACTTCTTGAAAATACTGACCTTCCTCTTTGCCAATCTGCCGATAATCAAAATCCAACAAGGTTTTTTGGCAGCGCCAGAAACGAAAATACTCAGTTGTCCATTCATTAGCCATAACACGTGGAAAACCTGTATCAGAATAGTGGCGGAAACGGATATAAGCCTGATTTATATTTGCCATATCAAAATCGGGGAAACATTTTTCCACGGCAATTCTGTATGGTGCCTGTTGATCATAGATCGTATCATCAACATCAAAAACAATCGCAGTAATCATAAGTTTGTCTTTCTAAATCTTAATTCTAGGAAATTATACTATTTTTTAGAGAATTTTCAAAGTTTTTCTAATTTCCTTACCAT comes from Streptococcus troglodytae and encodes:
- a CDS encoding HAD family hydrolase, with amino-acid sequence MITAIVFDVDDTIYDQQAPYRIAVEKCFPDFDMANINQAYIRFRHYSDTGFPRVMANEWTTEYFRFWRCQKTLLDFDYRQIGKEEGQYFQEVYEKELDQISMLDEMRLTLDFLKEKNIPMGVITNGPTEHQLKKVKKLGLYDYVDPKRVLVSQATGFQKPQKEIFNLAAEQFEMNPDTTLYVGDSYDNDIMGAHDSGWHSMWFNHRGRRLKAGTKPVFDLQIDSFEQLYGAVKVLFDLPSHKFIFDANDYTNPILQLGINNGLMMAAERLLESNISIDKVVILLRLDKNQERILRLKYAN